A DNA window from Legionella sp. MW5194 contains the following coding sequences:
- a CDS encoding glutathione S-transferase family protein, producing MITLYQFPCHWGLPNASPFCLKLETYLRMIEMPYEIRFVMDPRKSPKGKLPCLKIEGDLLPDSELIIDHLKEKYGDVLDGRLRDDQRALITLLDNAFTERVYWFMLYYRWQQDAGWAFVKEGFFGKLPWIARQFVPNSVRKATLHALHQQGTGRHKPEEVFKLATKTLDAIAITLGDKKYFLGDEITSIDATAFAFLVNMVWVPYEDPLKSYLQKYSNILNYCERIWNIFYPEIERPFPLVK from the coding sequence ATGATTACACTGTATCAGTTCCCCTGCCATTGGGGTTTGCCCAATGCCAGCCCCTTTTGTTTAAAGCTTGAGACCTACCTGCGCATGATTGAAATGCCTTATGAAATCCGTTTTGTCATGGATCCGCGCAAGAGTCCAAAAGGAAAGCTGCCCTGCCTTAAGATTGAAGGTGATCTGCTTCCTGACAGCGAACTGATCATTGACCACCTGAAGGAAAAATACGGCGATGTACTCGATGGCCGGCTCCGTGATGATCAACGTGCCTTAATCACCCTGCTGGACAATGCCTTTACTGAACGCGTGTACTGGTTCATGCTGTATTACCGTTGGCAGCAGGACGCGGGCTGGGCTTTTGTAAAAGAGGGCTTTTTTGGCAAACTTCCATGGATTGCCAGGCAATTTGTCCCCAACAGTGTCAGGAAAGCCACCCTTCATGCGCTCCATCAGCAGGGGACTGGTCGCCACAAACCGGAAGAGGTGTTTAAACTCGCCACAAAAACCCTGGATGCCATTGCCATAACCCTGGGTGACAAAAAATACTTCCTCGGTGACGAGATTACCAGTATTGATGCAACCGCTTTTGCTTTCCTGGTCAATATGGTCTGGGTCCCCTACGAGGATCCCTTAAAATCCTATCTGCAAAAATACAGCAATATTTTGAATTATTGTGAACGAATTTGGAACATTTTTTACCCTGAAATTGAGAGACCATTCCCGTTGGTGAAATGA
- the lysS gene encoding lysine--tRNA ligase, with product MTEEILDESEVYQIRKQKLGELRQQGFNFPNHFHRQHLAAELLKDYDGFEKEALAEQAVKVTIAGRIVLRRIMGKASFFHIQDVSGRIQVYVRQNDLPEVYDQFKHWDLGDIVGVNGILFKTNTGELTVHAEQVELLTKSLRPLPDKYHGLSDQEMKYRKRYVDLIANEESRKTFLMRTRLIKALRQFMDNHQFMEVETPMMHPIPGGALARPFVTHHNTLDMQMFLRIAPELYLKRLVVGGFERVYEINRNFRNEGISTRHNPEFTMIEFYQAYADYDDLMDFTEQLLHFLCDEVLGSRQVNYQDWIIDFAKPFARMTVKEAVLHHHPHIQGEQLERVDSCRDILKQKGLGFKPTDGLGKLQMILFEETVEHLLIQPTFITGYPTEVSPLARRNNSNSEVTDRFEFFIAGREIANGFSELNDAEDQAERFHRQVAEKEAGDLEAMHFDSDYIEALEYGMPPTAGEGIGVDRLVMLFTNSQSIRDVILFPHLRQL from the coding sequence ATGACAGAAGAGATTTTAGATGAAAGCGAAGTCTACCAGATTCGCAAACAAAAGCTTGGCGAGTTGCGTCAACAGGGCTTTAATTTCCCCAATCATTTTCATCGCCAGCATTTGGCCGCAGAGTTATTGAAAGATTACGACGGGTTTGAAAAAGAGGCATTAGCCGAACAGGCAGTAAAGGTAACCATCGCCGGCCGAATTGTGTTGCGACGCATTATGGGCAAGGCGAGCTTTTTCCATATTCAGGACGTGTCCGGCCGAATCCAGGTTTATGTTCGTCAAAATGATTTGCCGGAAGTGTATGACCAATTTAAACATTGGGATTTGGGTGACATTGTCGGCGTCAACGGAATATTGTTTAAAACCAATACAGGTGAACTGACTGTTCATGCCGAGCAGGTTGAACTGCTGACCAAATCCTTACGTCCTTTACCGGATAAATACCACGGGCTGTCCGATCAGGAAATGAAATACCGCAAACGGTATGTGGACTTGATAGCCAATGAAGAAAGCCGTAAAACCTTCCTCATGCGCACCCGCCTGATTAAAGCCTTGCGCCAGTTCATGGATAATCATCAGTTTATGGAAGTCGAGACACCGATGATGCACCCCATTCCGGGCGGCGCATTGGCACGTCCTTTCGTCACCCATCACAACACCCTGGATATGCAAATGTTTTTGCGCATTGCGCCGGAACTGTACCTTAAGCGGTTGGTGGTGGGTGGTTTTGAGCGCGTGTATGAGATTAACCGCAATTTCCGTAATGAAGGCATTTCCACCCGCCATAATCCTGAATTCACCATGATTGAGTTTTATCAGGCCTATGCCGACTACGATGATCTCATGGATTTCACCGAACAATTGCTGCATTTCCTCTGCGATGAGGTACTGGGCAGTCGTCAGGTAAACTACCAGGACTGGATCATTGATTTTGCCAAACCGTTTGCGCGAATGACGGTGAAAGAGGCAGTTTTACACCACCATCCCCACATTCAGGGGGAACAATTGGAGCGTGTGGATTCCTGCCGCGACATCCTGAAACAAAAAGGGCTTGGGTTTAAACCCACTGACGGGTTAGGTAAACTGCAAATGATTCTTTTCGAAGAAACGGTTGAGCATTTACTTATTCAGCCGACCTTCATTACCGGTTACCCAACCGAGGTGTCACCGTTGGCCAGGCGCAACAACAGCAATTCGGAAGTCACCGATCGTTTCGAATTCTTTATTGCCGGACGCGAAATTGCCAATGGTTTCTCAGAATTAAACGACGCGGAAGATCAGGCAGAACGCTTCCACAGGCAGGTGGCCGAAAAAGAGGCTGGCGATCTGGAAGCCATGCATTTTGACAGTGATTACATTGAGGCGTTGGAGTATGGTATGCCGCCGACTGCCGGAGAAGGGATTGGGGTGGACAGGCTGGTCATGCTGTTTACCAATTCACAGTCCATCCGCGATGTGATTCTATTCCCCCACTTACGTCAATTATAA
- a CDS encoding SDR family oxidoreductase yields the protein MKIMILGATGFLGEHVTKRLLDSDHEVLCAVHHPHEVHNQFPKAEVIACNFLEDTAPAIWLPRLEGVDVIINCVGIFYHFNKAVIWTLHYLAPKALYTAAEKQQVKKIIHVSALGIERYDTEYARSKLAAEEWLKTSTIPACVLRPSFIYGQGARGGIALMASLASLPFIPLPGHGDQYLQPIHIDDLSEAIHQLVDKPLSRFEMLTAVSSQEISIRQLLLSLRCWLKLKPTFMVPLPLWLLNIAAWFGNFISGSRINSAALKMLEKGNTASRDEALHFEQTTGVKPRPFEDGLRQTPGTKGDRLTAQFLVLTPLLRLSLAFMWIASALTSFFYGKDHSYTLLSDIGISSAWQSGLLHGAATLNAIIGMALLLHIKTRLFCWVQMAVILTYTVIISIALPYLWLEPFGPVVKNIPILVGIIMLCVLERD from the coding sequence ATGAAAATCATGATCCTGGGCGCCACCGGTTTTCTTGGCGAACACGTGACGAAACGATTGCTGGACAGTGACCATGAGGTTCTTTGTGCCGTTCATCATCCTCACGAGGTTCATAACCAATTCCCGAAAGCGGAGGTGATTGCCTGCAATTTTTTAGAGGACACTGCCCCGGCAATCTGGTTGCCGAGGCTTGAAGGCGTGGACGTGATCATTAACTGCGTCGGCATTTTTTATCATTTCAACAAGGCCGTGATTTGGACCCTGCATTACCTGGCTCCTAAAGCCCTTTACACCGCAGCAGAAAAGCAACAGGTAAAAAAGATCATCCATGTGTCAGCGCTCGGCATTGAACGGTATGACACAGAATATGCCAGAAGCAAGCTGGCTGCAGAAGAATGGTTAAAAACCTCGACTATCCCCGCCTGCGTGCTTCGACCGTCGTTTATTTATGGTCAGGGCGCCCGTGGCGGTATTGCCTTGATGGCCAGCCTCGCGTCCTTGCCTTTTATTCCTTTACCTGGCCATGGTGACCAGTATTTACAACCCATCCACATCGATGATTTGAGTGAGGCCATCCATCAGTTGGTGGATAAACCCTTATCGCGGTTTGAAATGTTAACGGCTGTGAGCAGTCAGGAAATCAGCATCAGGCAGTTGTTGCTGAGCCTGCGATGCTGGTTAAAGCTTAAGCCCACGTTCATGGTGCCGCTGCCGCTTTGGCTGTTAAACATCGCCGCGTGGTTTGGCAATTTCATCTCGGGTTCGCGCATTAACAGTGCAGCGCTTAAGATGCTTGAAAAAGGGAATACCGCCAGCCGGGATGAAGCCCTTCATTTTGAACAGACAACCGGCGTTAAACCCAGACCGTTTGAAGACGGGTTGCGGCAAACCCCGGGTACCAAAGGCGATCGCCTGACCGCCCAGTTTCTGGTGTTGACGCCATTGCTCCGCCTAAGCCTGGCGTTCATGTGGATTGCCAGTGCGCTGACCAGCTTTTTTTACGGTAAGGACCATTCCTACACGTTGTTATCAGACATTGGCATCTCTTCAGCATGGCAATCCGGCTTACTCCATGGTGCAGCCACCCTGAATGCCATCATTGGTATGGCGCTGCTTTTGCACATCAAAACCCGTTTATTTTGTTGGGTGCAAATGGCGGTTATTTTGACTTATACCGTTATCATTTCCATCGCACTGCCTTATTTGTGGTTGGAACCGTTTGGCCCGGTAGTAAAAAACATACCCATTCTGGTGGGCATTATAATGTTGTGCGTTTTGGAGAGGGATTAA
- a CDS encoding FAD-dependent oxidoreductase: protein MKHTPLWKVISAKTRYYPELTQSIDVDVAIIGGGITGVTAAMELINSKKTVALIEAHQLGGMTTSHSTGNLYVPVQPLFQSIVTRFDEKTASHVAQARQMAIDYIEKNSQSGIECQFARRPWFTYFDNKANEDAFVQEIETIKKLGVGIEYTNQLPFNLQFHQAAVIPNQARFNPWLYVLSMAERLAAKGCLIHERTRALAIEEKGGCIVHTDKAKIRCAQVFMATHTPININAVQTFTAPYRSYVIGAPMKEAPDAQIKQFDAPHYSISTHALHNPYPEMVLVAGNHHKTGQENSATSRYHTLRTFLHEELAVAEVAHYWSAQHFQSADHIPYIGLASRHHKQVYMATGYFADGLVYGTLAGLLIADLISTGQNKINCFESTRTKWLASFGFWLKENVNVFGQYLSDLPQIAAKGYAEVGQGEGKILEFDREKWAVSRDDQDQVHVVSAVCTHMKCVVHWNDAEKTWDCPCHGSRFSPQGDVLEGPATRNLRPK, encoded by the coding sequence ATGAAGCATACACCGTTATGGAAAGTAATCAGTGCCAAAACCCGGTATTATCCTGAACTGACTCAATCGATTGATGTCGATGTGGCCATTATTGGCGGCGGAATAACCGGGGTGACTGCGGCCATGGAGCTGATCAACAGCAAAAAAACTGTTGCCCTTATTGAGGCGCACCAATTGGGGGGCATGACAACCAGCCATTCGACAGGCAATCTGTATGTGCCGGTACAGCCGTTGTTTCAATCCATCGTCACTCGCTTTGACGAAAAAACAGCCTCACATGTCGCGCAGGCGCGGCAGATGGCCATTGATTACATTGAAAAAAACAGCCAGAGCGGCATTGAGTGCCAATTTGCCCGCCGCCCTTGGTTTACTTATTTTGATAATAAAGCCAATGAAGACGCTTTCGTCCAGGAAATTGAAACGATAAAGAAACTGGGTGTCGGCATTGAATACACGAACCAGCTCCCGTTTAATCTGCAATTCCATCAAGCGGCGGTGATCCCTAATCAGGCGCGCTTTAATCCCTGGCTCTATGTGTTGTCTATGGCCGAACGTCTGGCGGCGAAAGGGTGTTTAATCCATGAACGAACACGTGCCTTGGCCATTGAGGAAAAGGGAGGGTGTATCGTGCACACGGACAAGGCAAAAATCCGATGTGCTCAGGTGTTCATGGCGACTCATACGCCGATTAATATCAACGCGGTGCAAACCTTCACCGCGCCTTATCGCAGTTATGTCATTGGCGCACCGATGAAAGAAGCCCCGGATGCCCAGATAAAGCAATTTGATGCCCCGCATTACAGCATCAGTACCCATGCTCTGCACAACCCTTATCCGGAAATGGTGCTGGTTGCCGGTAACCATCATAAAACCGGGCAGGAAAATTCAGCCACAAGCCGATACCACACGCTGAGAACTTTTCTACACGAGGAACTGGCGGTGGCTGAGGTTGCGCATTATTGGTCGGCACAGCATTTTCAATCGGCCGATCACATCCCCTACATCGGCCTTGCCAGCCGGCATCACAAGCAGGTGTATATGGCAACCGGGTATTTTGCAGATGGCTTGGTGTATGGCACACTGGCGGGATTACTGATTGCTGATTTAATCAGTACCGGGCAGAACAAGATCAATTGTTTTGAGTCCACGCGGACTAAATGGCTCGCCTCCTTTGGCTTTTGGCTTAAGGAGAACGTGAATGTTTTTGGACAATATTTAAGCGATTTGCCCCAAATTGCCGCCAAAGGCTATGCTGAGGTCGGTCAGGGAGAAGGTAAAATTTTAGAGTTTGACCGCGAGAAATGGGCGGTATCGCGGGATGATCAGGATCAGGTGCATGTGGTGTCGGCCGTATGCACCCACATGAAATGCGTGGTGCATTGGAATGACGCGGAAAAAACCTGGGATTGCCCTTGCCACGGCAGCCGGTTTTCGCCGCAGGGTGACGTGCTCGAAGGGCCGGCTACCAGAAACCTGCGGCCTAAATAA
- a CDS encoding DUF2269 domain-containing protein yields the protein MLYFWLKYIHVLSSTVLFGTGLGTASVMVYGHCTKNVPLMAGINQYVVWVDWLFTGSSGVVQVATGLWMVYLAGYSFTLFWIWGAIIGYTVTAICWFIVVYLQIQIKNITVEAARTNQALPPAYYRHFKWWFLLGWPAFISLLFVFYLMVMKPVSVLALFG from the coding sequence ATGCTCTATTTCTGGCTTAAATACATCCATGTCTTAAGTTCCACCGTTTTATTTGGCACGGGTCTTGGAACGGCCAGCGTAATGGTTTACGGGCACTGCACCAAAAACGTTCCTTTGATGGCCGGCATCAATCAATACGTGGTTTGGGTTGACTGGTTGTTTACCGGTTCTTCGGGTGTTGTTCAGGTGGCAACAGGACTGTGGATGGTGTATCTCGCGGGTTATTCCTTTACTTTATTCTGGATCTGGGGGGCCATAATCGGCTACACCGTCACTGCCATCTGCTGGTTTATTGTGGTGTATCTGCAAATTCAAATAAAAAACATCACGGTGGAGGCAGCCAGGACCAATCAAGCGCTGCCGCCTGCTTATTACCGCCATTTTAAATGGTGGTTTCTATTGGGCTGGCCGGCCTTCATCAGCCTGTTGTTTGTTTTTTATCTGATGGTGATGAAGCCGGTTTCTGTCCTAGCTTTGTTTGGGTGA
- a CDS encoding DMT family transporter, whose protein sequence is MPRRLIPFLWLVAAQTMVAVNIVCSKYLLTHSPAWFLLLLRFSLAALLLLPLHWLTPARKRTVADYFQSLPEGQWFLIIAQALSAGLLFNCLMLLGLHYTHAAAAGIITSALPAIISLLAFVFLKERLSQQKIASIALACLGLVCLASNSFHTSHHSLRGDALIFLSLLPEAAYYLLCQWRSVQLPVFLLSALMNGINALLLLPVGLLNWPSLPWHPLLAALVLLLGLSSGLFYVFWYFGSRRNDATLASLSTALMPVATGLIARAALGERLSMLQLTGMGLVMLSIFIYARGNGGTLGVRPSSAEGSVT, encoded by the coding sequence ATGCCCAGACGTTTAATCCCTTTTTTATGGCTTGTCGCCGCGCAAACCATGGTGGCCGTGAACATTGTTTGTTCCAAATACCTTCTCACTCACAGTCCTGCGTGGTTTTTGTTATTGCTGCGCTTCAGTTTAGCCGCTCTGCTGCTCTTACCCCTGCATTGGTTAACACCGGCAAGAAAACGCACAGTGGCTGATTATTTTCAATCGTTGCCTGAAGGGCAGTGGTTTTTAATAATCGCCCAAGCCCTGTCAGCCGGTTTGTTGTTTAATTGCTTGATGTTACTTGGTCTGCACTACACCCATGCGGCGGCCGCCGGCATTATTACCAGCGCTTTACCCGCCATCATTTCCTTACTGGCCTTTGTTTTTCTTAAAGAAAGGCTGTCTCAACAAAAAATAGCCAGCATTGCTCTGGCTTGCCTGGGCCTTGTATGCCTTGCCAGCAATTCCTTTCATACATCGCATCATTCCCTGCGCGGGGATGCGCTGATTTTCTTATCCTTACTGCCAGAAGCTGCGTATTATCTGCTCTGCCAGTGGCGAAGCGTGCAATTGCCGGTGTTTTTGCTGTCTGCCTTAATGAACGGCATCAATGCGCTTTTACTGTTGCCAGTGGGATTGTTAAACTGGCCGAGTCTGCCATGGCATCCTCTCCTGGCAGCCCTCGTCCTGCTTCTGGGTTTAAGTTCGGGTTTGTTTTATGTCTTCTGGTATTTCGGTTCACGCCGGAATGATGCCACCCTGGCCTCCCTGTCCACAGCCCTCATGCCTGTTGCCACAGGCCTTATCGCCCGGGCCGCTTTAGGGGAACGCTTGTCGATGCTGCAGCTTACGGGCATGGGCCTGGTGATGCTGTCTATTTTTATTTATGCGCGAGGCAATGGAGGGACGCTGGGCGTTAGGCCCAGCTCAGCTGAAGGAAGCGTCACATAG
- a CDS encoding AraC family transcriptional regulator has translation MLTPHADSLSHPALELRHYSKETHSHSHAYAQYVFPLQGSLEIEINHRGGLLTENRAAFIAPSHQHGFAGSEDNLFLVMDLPQPPRIATTQPAFLTINPMLGHLLKFIHHYLLQNTRHNSTQAIVQTLLAALNEDLKPLLDQRVLLAKQWIDRHYREPISLARPAAYCHLSVSQLQRRFKQAMGQTLGQYWRDQRLLAAQTLMTTSPHSLQRIAMDVGYENLAAFSRAFLAWSGTSPRQWRHDFFSKANAVSW, from the coding sequence ATGTTGACTCCGCACGCCGACTCCCTGAGCCACCCTGCGCTTGAGCTCAGGCACTACTCGAAGGAAACCCACAGTCATAGCCACGCCTATGCGCAATACGTGTTTCCCCTGCAGGGCAGTCTGGAAATTGAAATCAATCACCGCGGCGGCCTGTTAACAGAAAATCGCGCCGCCTTTATTGCGCCATCGCATCAACATGGTTTTGCCGGCAGTGAGGACAATTTATTTTTAGTCATGGATTTGCCACAACCTCCACGGATAGCCACAACACAACCTGCGTTTTTGACCATCAATCCCATGCTTGGGCATTTGTTAAAATTCATCCACCATTACCTTCTTCAAAATACAAGACACAACAGCACGCAAGCCATTGTTCAGACTCTGCTTGCCGCCTTGAATGAGGATTTAAAACCCTTATTGGATCAACGGGTGCTGCTGGCCAAACAGTGGATTGACCGGCATTACCGAGAACCCATTTCGCTCGCCCGGCCAGCGGCATATTGCCATTTGAGCGTCAGTCAGCTACAGCGTCGTTTTAAACAGGCGATGGGACAAACACTGGGACAATACTGGCGCGACCAGCGCCTGCTTGCCGCCCAAACCCTGATGACGACCTCGCCTCACAGCCTGCAACGCATTGCAATGGACGTGGGTTATGAGAATCTGGCTGCCTTCAGCCGCGCTTTCTTAGCCTGGTCCGGCACCTCGCCCAGGCAATGGCGACATGATTTTTTCAGCAAAGCGAATGCGGTTTCATGGTAA
- the prfB gene encoding peptide chain release factor 2 (programmed frameshift): protein MLEVNQITFNLSDLNDRIQALRGYLEFDNKRERLEEVVRELESADVWNNPEQAQALGKERAQLEAVVHQLQDLSQSMVDLSELFDMARAEEDEGTISDITQELEKVEKQVADLEFRRMFSGKMDHANAYLDIQSGSGGTEAQDWAEMLLRMYLRWGEHHGFQCELIECSAGDVAGIKSATIHFSGEYAYGWLRTETGVHRLVRKSPFDSGNRRHTSFSAVFVSPEVDDDIDIEINPADLRIDTYRASGAGGQHVNRTDSAVRITHVPTGVVVQCQTDRSQHKNKDHAMKQLRAKLYELEMQKKNAEQQALEASKSDIGWGSQIRSYVLDQSRIKDLRTGVETSNTQAVLDGDLDQFIHASLKAGVGAA from the exons ATGTTAGAAGTGAACCAGATTACTTTTAATTTAAGCGATTTGAATGACCGCATTCAAGCGCTTCGGGGGTATCTT GAATTCGATAATAAACGGGAACGGCTTGAGGAAGTAGTTCGCGAACTGGAATCGGCTGATGTCTGGAATAATCCTGAACAAGCCCAGGCCCTGGGTAAGGAAAGGGCTCAACTGGAAGCCGTGGTTCATCAGCTTCAGGATTTAAGCCAGAGCATGGTGGACTTATCCGAGCTTTTTGACATGGCCCGCGCCGAAGAGGACGAGGGCACCATCAGCGACATCACCCAGGAACTGGAAAAAGTAGAGAAACAGGTCGCCGATCTGGAGTTTCGCCGCATGTTTTCGGGCAAAATGGATCATGCCAACGCGTACCTCGACATTCAATCCGGCTCCGGTGGCACGGAAGCGCAGGATTGGGCGGAAATGCTTCTGCGCATGTACCTGCGCTGGGGCGAGCACCATGGCTTTCAGTGTGAACTGATCGAATGTTCAGCCGGCGATGTGGCCGGTATCAAGAGTGCCACCATCCATTTCAGCGGTGAATACGCCTATGGCTGGCTGCGAACGGAAACTGGCGTGCATCGTCTGGTGCGCAAATCGCCCTTTGATTCGGGCAACCGCCGTCACACCTCTTTTTCGGCTGTGTTTGTTTCACCGGAAGTGGATGATGACATCGACATTGAAATCAATCCCGCGGATTTACGCATTGACACTTACCGCGCTTCGGGTGCCGGCGGCCAGCACGTAAACCGTACCGATTCGGCGGTAAGGATTACCCACGTGCCGACAGGCGTTGTTGTTCAATGCCAGACTGACAGAAGTCAGCACAAAAACAAAGACCATGCCATGAAGCAGTTACGCGCCAAGCTTTATGAATTGGAAATGCAAAAGAAAAACGCCGAACAGCAGGCTCTGGAGGCGAGTAAATCGGACATAGGCTGGGGTTCGCAGATTCGATCCTATGTGCTTGATCAGTCGCGCATTAAAGATTTACGCACCGGCGTTGAAACCAGCAATACCCAGGCCGTTTTAGACGGTGATCTGGATCAGTTTATTCACGCCAGTTTGAAAGCAGGAGTAGGGGCAGCATGA
- a CDS encoding YchJ family protein produces the protein MADCPCGSLKDYEQCCGLYLEQLQRPPTPEALMRSRYTAYTQANMTYIKNTMKGEPLLGFNEHEVSQWAAKVHWLGLQVVNCTLDSDNPDRGYVEFLASLRDGSKLQAIHERSEFMRLEGQWLYTAAHKPLYAKPQHKRTISRNAPCPCGSQKKYKNCHALSERQGH, from the coding sequence ATGGCTGATTGTCCTTGCGGCTCACTGAAAGACTACGAGCAATGTTGCGGGTTATACCTTGAGCAATTGCAGCGCCCGCCTACCCCTGAAGCCCTGATGCGCTCACGCTACACGGCGTATACACAAGCCAACATGACTTACATTAAAAACACCATGAAAGGTGAGCCCTTGCTTGGCTTTAATGAACACGAGGTGTCGCAGTGGGCCGCTAAAGTCCATTGGCTTGGCCTGCAAGTGGTCAACTGCACGCTCGACTCCGACAATCCGGATCGGGGCTATGTTGAATTTTTAGCTAGCCTTCGGGATGGCAGCAAATTACAGGCCATTCATGAACGCAGTGAATTCATGCGCCTGGAGGGACAATGGCTTTACACAGCGGCTCATAAACCGCTTTATGCGAAACCTCAGCATAAACGCACCATTTCCCGCAATGCACCCTGTCCCTGCGGCAGTCAGAAAAAATATAAAAATTGCCACGCGCTGTCTGAGCGCCAGGGGCATTGA